In one window of Tripterygium wilfordii isolate XIE 37 chromosome 1, ASM1340144v1, whole genome shotgun sequence DNA:
- the LOC120004101 gene encoding arabinogalactan protein 23-like, translated as MEMKKVACAVLFAAASISAVMASESPAEAPAPHNGASMSLPAVGSLVGASLVSFVAYYLH; from the coding sequence ATGGAAATGAAGAAGGTTGCCTGTGCCGTCCTCTTCGCCGCCGCCTCCATCAGCGCAGTGATGGCCAGTGAGAGCCCCGCCGAGGCTCCTGCCCCACACAATGGTGCCTCCATGAGCTTGCCGGCTGTTGGTTCCTTGGTTGGTGCTTCACTTGTGTCATTCGTTGCCTATTATCTTCACTAG
- the LOC119998285 gene encoding uncharacterized protein LOC119998285, whose protein sequence is MGNMDDRTFRVNFSSDGVNLLRETVRDKLKEFMGDYTDDTLVEYVIVLLRNGRRKEEARNELNVFLGDDSNSFVSWLWEHLSSSLNLYVQHQESYTDEASKPISGDRGLKNDSHLLDAEQERERSAKLSRPRHNREWRGLARDDAEPPPFRSSEVENIHFEEKAHHNVSRHRISPTSLHSDQRKRSRPDEQPSMKRESVSQATINAPRRLLQFAVRDAVGTSRPSTFDKEPSLKRLRSVVLTPVEDMASTDHPQRIRSVARVPNPMARVIKAVAEAAEDALKVKSGGSVFDRLGRGISVAGTAEQVADYSEGVVEDEELGGQYVSDMTMMQSETALPSDSISDNDGYNEVNVMGRKITHVPHTGTSGASHAEGSIMLQRGVAKNDNMRIAHEDHGRTGASVNASHKILNFSVHVNTWKHSQYQKPSDVADIDVQNSVQEGEAAFGKSELQLKKQNNNPVTVSNGNGKPAQDIPNEFPKTQPSASGLPTAGHPLEDADSRTIFVSNVHFAATKDSLSRHFNKFGEVLKVTIVTDAATGQPRGSAYVEFMRKEAAHNALSLDGTSFMSRILKVVRRSSGHQEVAPIMTWPRIARGSPFAAARFPRVPFPRGMPGTFRPRLPIKSGARSFQWKRDAQPTQAESGALVPGGNIPSPTARSLTYIRTEPKADGSTGTT, encoded by the exons GAATATGTGATTGTCTTGCTGAGGAATGGTAGGCGTAAGGAAGAAGCGAGGAACGAGTTGAATGTCTTTTTGGGGGATGACAGCAATTCTTTTGTATCTTG GCTGTGGGAGCATCTGTCTTCAAGTTTGAATCTCTATGTACAGCATCAAGAGTCTTATACAGATGAAGCGTCAAAACCTATTTCGGGAGACAGGGGTCTAAAAAATGATTCTCACCTCTTGGATGCTGAACAAGAAAGAGAAAGGTCTGCTAAGCTATCTAGACCCCGTCATAACAGGGAATGGAGAGGATTAGCTAGGGATGATGCTGAACCACCTCCTTTTAGGAGCTCTGAGGTTGAAAATATTCATTTTGAGGAGAAAGCTCATCACAATGTCAGTCGCCATAGGATATCTCCTACTTCTCTACATTCAGATCAGAGGAAAAGGAGTCGACCTGATGAGCAACCATCCATGAAG AGAGAGTCAGTTTCTCAAGCAACTATTAATGCCCCTAGAAGGTTACTTCAATTTGCTGTGAGAGATGCGGTTGGAACTTCTAGACCATCTACTTTTGATAAAGAACCTTCACTGAAACGTCTTCGTTCTGTAGTTTTGACACCTGTTGAAGACATGGCATCGACTGATCATCCTCAGAGGATTCGGTCAGTTGCAAGAGTTCCGAACCCAATGGCAAGAGTAATCAAAGCTGTGGCGGAAGCTGCTGAAGATGCATTAAAAGTCAAATCTGGTGGAAGTGTGTTTGATCGACTTGGTCGTGGTATAAGTGTTGCAGGGACTGCTGAACAGGTTGCAGATTACTCTGAGGGTGTTGTGGAAGATGAAGAACTTGGTGGACAATATGTTTCAGATATGACTATGATGCAAAGTGAAACTGCGTTGCCCTCTGATTCTATTTCCGACAATGATGGGTATAATGAAGTCAATGTCATGGGCCGCAAAATCACACATGTTCCCCACACTGGCACATCTGGTGCAAGCCATGCTGAAGGATCTATAATGCTCCAGCGTGGTGTGGCAAAGAATGATAATATGCGAATTGCACACGAAGATCATGGTCGAACTGGTGCTTCAGTAAATGCTTCTCATAAAATATTGAATTTTTCTGTGCATGTAAATACCTGGAAGCATTCTCAATATCAGAAGCCAAGTGATGTTGCAGACATCGATGTTCAGAATTCTGTCCAGGAGGGTGAGGCAGCCTTTGGTAAATCTGAGTTGCAACTAAAGAAGCAGAACAACAACCCTGTCACTGTCAGTAATGGCAAT GGAAAACCTGCTCAAGACATTCCAAACGAGTTTCCGAAGACTCAGCCATCTGCTTCTG GTTTACCAACTGCTGGTCATCCTTTAGAGGATGCTGATTCCCGAACGATTTTTGTTAGCAAT GTGCATTTTGCTGCTACCAAGGACAGTCTTTCTCGTCATTTTAATAAGTTTGGGGAAGTACTGAAAGTGACCATAGTTACTGATGCTGCAACTGGACAGCCAAGAGG GTCAGCATATGTAGAATTCATGCGAAAAGAGGCAGCTCACAATGCATTGTCTCTTGATGGAACCTCCTTTATGTCGCGGATTCTCAAG GTTGTGAGGCGGAGCTCTGGGCATCAAGAAGTTGCTCCTATTATGACATGGCCTCGGATAGCTCGGGGTTCTCCATTTGCTGCTGCCAGGTTTCCTCGAGTTCCTTTCCCAAGAGGCATGCCTGGGACGTTTAGGCCTCGTCTTCCAATTAAATCTGGTGCCAGGAGTTTTCAGTGGAAGCGAGATGCTCAGCCCACCCAAGCTGAAAGTGGTGCTTTAGTCCCTGGGGGCAATATTCCCTCTCCCACTGCTCGGAGTCTCACCTACATCCGAACAGAGCCTAAAGCAGATGGGAGTACCGGTACTACTTAA